GCAGCAGGCGGCGGATCGCGGGCAGGTGCCGCGTCTCGGCGATGATCAGCGGCGCATCGCCGAGGGTCGCCCTGATGAGCCCGGGGCTGCCCGCGTCGAAGGACTGCAGATCCTCGACGATCGCGGGATCGACCCCCTCCGGCGTGCGGTAGCGCACGGCCACGACGGATCCGCGCGGCACCCGGGTGAGCGCGCCCGCGGCGATCCTCTCCGCGAGGGCGAGGTCGCCGTCCAGCAGCAGCTGCACGATCGCGTCGCGCAGCGACGACTGCGCCTCGTCGATGCCGCCGCGGTGCTCGAGCTGCACGGTCGCGAGCGCGGCCACCAGGCCGATGAGGGTGCGCTCGGCGGTGTCGGGGGCGCCGCGATCCTCGACCGCCAGCACCCCGAGCACCCGGCCGCGCCGGCCGAGCGCCTGCATCTGCACACCGCCGCCCGCGCCGCCGATGCGGCCCGCGCTCACGCCCCGCTCCACGAGGCGACGGGTCTCGCGGCGGATCCACTCGGCCTGGACATCGGAGCGGGCGGAGCCCGGGGAGAACTCGACGATGCGCCCCGACCTGTCGGTGATGCACACCCAGCGCCCGAGACGGGCGGAGGCCTCGCGCACGGCCGAGCCCAGCCCGTCGCGCTGCAGCGAGGCCGAGGCCACCGCGCGCTGCGATTCGAGCGCCCAGACGTCGCGCTCCCTCGCGCCGGCCTCGAGCAGCCGCGCCGCGGTCTGCACGATCTCGATGAACGCCGTATCGTAGGGCACGCGGAAGAGCGGCAGGCCGAGCCGGTCGCAGGCCGAGACGATCTGCGCCGGCACACGGTCCCAGTGCAGGCCGACCGCGACGCCGAGGGCGGTGACACCGGCGCCGACGAGCCGCTGCACGTACGCGTCGGCGTCCTGCTGGTCGTGCACCGCCGAGAACCGGGCGCCGGTGGTGAGCAGCACGGTGCGGGGCGTGAGGAACGGGGCGGGATCCTCGAGCTCGCTGACGTGCACCCACTGCACCGGTCGCTCGAGCACGTCGGCGCTCGCCCCGGCGATCAGCACGAGGCCGAGCTGGTACTGACGCAGCAGCTCGCCGAGCTCGATGGCGGGGGAGTGCGTGGCGGGCGTCCCGCCCCTCGCGGCCCGCTCATCCGGCGCGGAGCTGGCTGCCATGGCCCTCCCTGAATGGTGTCTGCCGAAGTGGCGAAAGTTCGAGTCTATTTAGTCCATTGTGGCACAGGAGCGGGTAGGCGGACGGGGCTAGGCTGATCCGGAATCACATTCGAACCCGCGAGGCGCTCACCCGAGCGCAGCGCGGTGAGCCCCCAGGCAAGGAGAACCTCATGGCTGATGCCAGCATCATCGGCGGCCCCTCGCTCCCGCAGGAGCGCAAGCTCGTCACCAGCATCCCCGGTCCGAAATCGCAGGAGATCATCGCGCGCAAGAGCGCCGCGGTCGCGGCCGGCGTCGGCGCCGCCCTGCCCGTGTCGATCGTCGCAGCCGGTGGCGGCGTCATGGTCGACGTCGACGGCAACTCGCTCATCGACCTCGGCTCCGGCATCGCCGTGACCGGCGTCGGCAACTCGGCCCCCGCCGTGGTGAAGGCCGTCACCGAGCAGGTGCAGCAGTTCACCCACACCTGCTTCACCGTCACCCCCTACGAGGGCTACGTGCAGGTCGCCGAGAAGCTCAACGAGCTTACCCCCGGCGACCACGAGAAGCGCTCCGCACTCTTCAACTCGGGCGCCGAGGCCGTCGAGAACGCGATCAAGATCGCCCGCCACTACACCAAGAAGAACGGCGTCGTCGTCTTCGACCACGCCTACCACGGCCGCACCAACCTCACCATGGGCATGACCGCCAAGAACATGCCCTACAAGGACGGCTTCGGCCCGTTCGCCCCCGAGGTCTACCGCGTCGCGACCTCGTACCCCTTCCGCGACGGCCTGACCGGCGCCGAGGCCGCCGAGGTCGCGCTCACCCAGATCGAGAAGCAGGTCGGCGCGTCGAACCTCGCCGCCATCATCATCGAGCCCATCCAGGGCGAGGGCGGCTTCATCGCCCCCGCCGAGGGCTTCCTCCCCGCCCTGCAGGAGTGGGCGACCGCCAACGGCGTCGTCTTCATCCTCGACGAGGTGCAGACCGGCTTCGCCCGCACCGGCGACCTCTTCGCCGCGAACCACGAGGGCGTCGTGCCCGACCTGGTCACCACCGCCAAGGGCATCGCCGGCGGTCTGCCCCTGTCGGCTGTCACCGGCCGC
The genomic region above belongs to Leucobacter muris and contains:
- a CDS encoding PucR family transcriptional regulator is translated as MAASSAPDERAARGGTPATHSPAIELGELLRQYQLGLVLIAGASADVLERPVQWVHVSELEDPAPFLTPRTVLLTTGARFSAVHDQQDADAYVQRLVGAGVTALGVAVGLHWDRVPAQIVSACDRLGLPLFRVPYDTAFIEIVQTAARLLEAGARERDVWALESQRAVASASLQRDGLGSAVREASARLGRWVCITDRSGRIVEFSPGSARSDVQAEWIRRETRRLVERGVSAGRIGGAGGGVQMQALGRRGRVLGVLAVEDRGAPDTAERTLIGLVAALATVQLEHRGGIDEAQSSLRDAIVQLLLDGDLALAERIAAGALTRVPRGSVVAVRYRTPEGVDPAIVEDLQSFDAGSPGLIRATLGDAPLIIAETRHLPAIRRLLLTRRILSGVSERGTLPQLAELIDQADRAVEYAVASGAEGPVDYLPALHDGVLHLLSGMPDARHRAESLLAPLRQHDRRHDDTIEHSLRVWLAHHGQTSPAATELGVHRHTLKARVQTAAQLLQSDLDSPDTRADLWTALRLAEKRA
- the gabT gene encoding 4-aminobutyrate--2-oxoglutarate transaminase; translated protein: MADASIIGGPSLPQERKLVTSIPGPKSQEIIARKSAAVAAGVGAALPVSIVAAGGGVMVDVDGNSLIDLGSGIAVTGVGNSAPAVVKAVTEQVQQFTHTCFTVTPYEGYVQVAEKLNELTPGDHEKRSALFNSGAEAVENAIKIARHYTKKNGVVVFDHAYHGRTNLTMGMTAKNMPYKDGFGPFAPEVYRVATSYPFRDGLTGAEAAEVALTQIEKQVGASNLAAIIIEPIQGEGGFIAPAEGFLPALQEWATANGVVFILDEVQTGFARTGDLFAANHEGVVPDLVTTAKGIAGGLPLSAVTGRAEIMDSAHAGGLGGTYAGSPIACAAALATIETYEQENLSQRAREIGAIIEEFFAELQKNDDRIGDIRGRGAMQAVELVESGSKKPAAALTGAIAKQAGDQGVILLTCGTYGNVIRFLPPLSISDELLREGLQVVADALAAN